The proteins below come from a single Salinilacihabitans rarus genomic window:
- a CDS encoding cation:proton antiporter codes for MPVEDPVSIFAVAMVVFLVAPLLLERHRLPGIVGIVLVGAAIGPNAAGILDRSPAIVLLGDVGLIYLMFLAGVEIDLHRFFDNIDQSVVFGVLTFLVPQAIGTAFGGWVLGFSASTALLFAAIFASHTLVAYPVAHRLGIVGNDAVTATVGGTVLTNVLALLVLVVVVASTEAALDWLFWARLGAGLVLLFVGVWYVVPWFGRRFFRSLAEESYFEYLFVMAALFVSAGFAAVVGAEPIIGALVAGLALNRLIPDRGPLMNRIQFVGDALFVPFFLLSIGLLVDPAALVGSRESLVLAGSLVGLTVATKFAAAWTTGRLYAYGREQVLSVFGLSIGQAEALSIVLIAFEAGVPGFDVDMINGAVAMILVVSLVSPIVVEKYGRALAIAERRQRPSTGARQRILVPFTPIPEHHETLLQYHESLLDLAFLLREEDSDEPLHTLTVVPPGPETEREIAAARSAIAHTEEYAAGAEVPVSFHTRVDHNVASGIVRAAIETQATTILLDRDGIRLPRQPLFSHATRQVLRWSDRLVLVSRIREPLNTVSRIAVVLPPQVAHDPGVHEVVRTVDRIAAGTGAPVRGIAVGDAAERYRQMFSALESVADVSVERVDDWDRLFAVLAERASVDDLVVCASARPNTVGWQPELRTLDDRLPTIVEGDFVVVYPASGDLVEGR; via the coding sequence ATGCCAGTCGAGGACCCCGTGTCGATCTTCGCGGTGGCGATGGTCGTCTTTCTCGTCGCCCCGCTGCTCCTGGAGCGCCATCGGTTGCCCGGCATCGTCGGCATCGTCCTCGTCGGCGCCGCGATCGGGCCGAACGCGGCCGGAATCCTCGATCGAAGCCCCGCGATCGTCCTCCTCGGGGACGTCGGGCTGATCTACCTGATGTTCCTCGCCGGGGTCGAGATCGACCTGCACAGGTTCTTCGACAACATCGACCAGAGCGTCGTCTTCGGCGTTCTCACGTTCCTCGTGCCGCAGGCGATCGGGACCGCCTTCGGGGGGTGGGTACTCGGGTTCTCGGCCTCGACGGCGCTGTTGTTCGCCGCGATCTTCGCCTCGCACACGCTGGTCGCCTATCCCGTCGCCCACCGGCTCGGAATCGTCGGAAACGACGCCGTCACGGCGACCGTAGGCGGGACCGTCCTGACGAATGTGCTGGCGCTGCTCGTGCTCGTCGTCGTCGTCGCGTCGACGGAGGCGGCCCTCGACTGGCTGTTCTGGGCGCGACTCGGCGCCGGACTCGTCCTCCTGTTCGTCGGCGTCTGGTACGTCGTCCCGTGGTTCGGCCGGCGGTTCTTCCGCAGCCTCGCCGAGGAGAGTTACTTCGAGTACCTGTTCGTCATGGCTGCACTCTTCGTCTCGGCGGGGTTCGCGGCGGTCGTCGGGGCGGAACCGATCATCGGCGCGCTCGTGGCCGGGCTGGCGCTCAACCGTCTCATCCCCGATCGAGGGCCGCTGATGAACCGGATCCAGTTCGTCGGCGACGCGCTGTTCGTCCCGTTCTTCCTCCTCTCGATCGGCCTGCTCGTCGACCCGGCCGCGCTCGTCGGTAGCCGCGAGTCGCTCGTGCTCGCCGGCTCGCTCGTCGGACTCACCGTCGCGACGAAGTTCGCGGCGGCCTGGACGACGGGGCGGCTGTACGCGTACGGCCGCGAACAGGTGCTCAGCGTGTTCGGGCTCTCTATCGGACAGGCCGAAGCGCTGTCGATCGTTCTCATCGCGTTCGAGGCGGGCGTCCCCGGGTTCGACGTGGACATGATCAACGGCGCGGTGGCGATGATCCTCGTCGTGAGCCTCGTCAGTCCGATCGTCGTCGAGAAGTACGGGCGGGCGCTCGCCATCGCCGAGCGTCGGCAGCGCCCGTCGACCGGCGCCCGACAGCGGATCCTCGTTCCGTTCACGCCGATTCCGGAGCACCACGAGACGCTGTTGCAGTACCACGAGTCGCTGCTCGACCTGGCGTTTCTCCTCCGCGAGGAGGACTCCGACGAGCCATTGCACACGTTGACGGTCGTCCCGCCGGGACCGGAGACCGAGCGGGAGATCGCCGCCGCCCGGTCGGCGATCGCGCACACCGAGGAGTACGCCGCCGGCGCTGAAGTGCCGGTGTCGTTTCACACGCGCGTCGACCACAACGTCGCCTCCGGCATCGTCCGCGCGGCGATAGAAACCCAGGCTACGACCATCCTCCTCGACCGAGACGGAATCCGCCTCCCCAGACAGCCGCTGTTCAGCCACGCGACGAGGCAGGTTCTCCGGTGGAGCGACCGACTCGTCCTCGTCTCCCGCATCAGAGAGCCCCTCAACACCGTGTCCCGGATCGCCGTCGTGCTCCCGCCGCAGGTGGCGCACGACCCGGGCGTTCACGAGGTCGTGCGAACGGTCGACCGGATCGCGGCGGGCACCGGGGCGCCGGTTCGGGGCATCGCCGTCGGGGACGCCGCGGAGCGCTACCGGCAGATGTTTTCGGCCCTCGAATCCGTCGCCGACGTCTCGGTCGAACGCGTCGACGACTGGGACCGCCTGTTCGCGGTCCTCGCCGAACGGGCGTCGGTCGACGACCTGGTAGTATGCGCGAGCGCCCGGCCGAACACCGTCGGGTGGCAGCCGGAACTCCGAACGCTGGACGACCGCCTCCCGACGATCGTCGAGGGGGACTTCGTCGTCGTGTACCCGGCGAGCGGCGACCTCGTCGAAGGACGCTGA
- a CDS encoding DMT family transporter: MVANRVRRARAGRRVAAARVRGQRHRGGILFVAVALVMGTGYVAIRIGTETVPPTVLAAVRFDASAAILLAYAFASGRWRPRTTADAVAILVLGELVLAGTVGLLFVGQQYTTPAVAAVVMGLGPVVTVPIAYLLVPGERLSRTDLVGVVLGFVGVAIVASPSPTAVAAGETVGIALVLCAAISSSLGAVLLGRLETTLPLTSLTGWGALVGGVTLHLVGVGTGGSIGTAEWTPAAIAATVYLATVVGIGGYAAFLVLLAAVGPTRTSLTSFASPLVAIVAGWLVLGEGVTAVTLAGFLVVVGGFVALNWSTLGRALAAADSRAARGLRRRRPFVSSRRTVRRTTDER; the protein is encoded by the coding sequence ATGGTGGCGAATCGAGTACGACGCGCGAGGGCGGGGCGGCGGGTCGCGGCGGCCCGCGTCCGCGGCCAGCGGCACCGCGGCGGCATCCTGTTCGTCGCCGTGGCCCTCGTGATGGGGACCGGCTACGTCGCGATCCGGATCGGCACCGAAACCGTCCCGCCGACCGTCCTCGCGGCGGTTCGCTTCGACGCGTCCGCGGCGATACTGCTGGCGTACGCGTTCGCCTCCGGCCGGTGGCGCCCGCGGACGACGGCCGACGCGGTCGCGATCCTCGTCCTCGGGGAACTCGTCCTCGCGGGAACCGTCGGCCTCCTCTTCGTCGGCCAGCAGTACACCACGCCGGCGGTCGCCGCCGTCGTGATGGGCCTCGGTCCGGTCGTCACCGTCCCGATCGCGTACCTGCTCGTCCCCGGCGAACGGCTCTCCCGGACGGACCTCGTCGGCGTCGTCCTCGGGTTCGTCGGCGTCGCCATCGTCGCCAGCCCCTCCCCGACGGCGGTCGCCGCGGGGGAGACGGTGGGAATCGCGCTCGTACTCTGTGCGGCGATCAGTTCGAGTCTCGGGGCCGTCCTGCTCGGCCGCCTCGAGACGACCCTGCCCCTGACGTCGCTGACCGGGTGGGGCGCGCTGGTCGGCGGCGTCACGCTGCACCTCGTCGGCGTCGGAACCGGCGGGTCGATCGGAACGGCCGAGTGGACGCCGGCGGCGATCGCGGCCACCGTCTACCTGGCGACGGTCGTCGGTATCGGCGGCTACGCCGCCTTCCTCGTCCTCCTCGCGGCGGTCGGCCCCACCCGGACGAGTCTCACCTCGTTCGCGAGCCCGCTCGTCGCGATCGTCGCGGGCTGGCTGGTGCTCGGCGAGGGCGTCACGGCGGTCACGCTGGCGGGGTTCCTCGTGGTCGTCGGGGGGTTCGTCGCGCTGAACTGGTCGACGCTCGGCCGCGCTCTCGCGGCGGCGGATTCGAGGGCGGCCCGCGGGCTCCGCAGGCGTCGGCCGTTCGTGTCGTCTCGGCGTACAGTCCGTCGAACGACGGACGAACGATAG
- a CDS encoding FAD-binding oxidoreductase: protein MSVTTTTADDAGRDLEARLHGELIRPGEPGYDEARSVWNGMIDRSPALVVRARGVSDVIAAVDVAREHDLLLAVRGGGHNIAGNAVCDDGLMLDLSPMRSVRVDPERKRARVEPGATLADVDHETQAFGLATPFGINSTTGVAGLTLGGGFGWLTRKYGMTVDNLRSVDVVTADGELRRASEAERSDLFWGVRGGGGNFGVVTSFEFDLHEVGPEVLAGPIVHPGEDAPDVLRHVRDFNEDAPDEASVWVILRKAPPLPFLPEDVHGVGVVIVVAFYAGDVAEGEDVLAPIREFGDPIADAVGPNPYAGFQQAFDPLLTEGARNYWKSHNFRELSDDAIDTAVEFAARLPSPLSEIFFGQVGGAMARVPADATAYPHRDAAYVMNVHTRWEDPEMDDRCVAWSREFYDEMARYATGGVYVNFVSEREGEEDVAYGENHERLVELKTRYDPTNLFRVNQNVEPTA, encoded by the coding sequence ATGTCAGTGACTACCACAACGGCGGACGACGCCGGACGAGACCTGGAGGCGCGGCTTCACGGCGAACTGATACGGCCCGGCGAACCGGGCTACGACGAGGCGCGGTCGGTCTGGAACGGGATGATCGACCGGTCGCCGGCGCTCGTCGTCCGGGCGCGGGGCGTCTCGGACGTGATCGCCGCGGTGGACGTCGCCCGCGAGCACGACCTGCTGCTCGCGGTGCGCGGCGGCGGGCACAACATCGCCGGGAACGCGGTCTGTGACGACGGCCTGATGCTCGACCTCTCGCCGATGCGGTCGGTCCGGGTCGACCCGGAGCGCAAGCGGGCCCGGGTCGAACCGGGCGCGACGCTCGCCGACGTCGACCACGAGACGCAGGCGTTCGGACTCGCGACCCCGTTCGGCATCAACTCGACGACCGGCGTCGCGGGGCTCACGCTGGGCGGCGGGTTCGGCTGGCTCACCCGCAAGTACGGGATGACCGTGGACAACCTGCGCTCGGTCGACGTCGTCACCGCGGACGGCGAACTGCGGCGCGCGAGCGAGGCGGAACGGTCGGACCTCTTCTGGGGGGTCCGCGGCGGGGGCGGCAACTTCGGCGTCGTCACCTCCTTCGAGTTCGACCTCCACGAGGTCGGCCCCGAGGTCCTCGCCGGACCGATCGTCCACCCCGGAGAGGACGCGCCGGACGTGCTCAGGCACGTCCGGGACTTCAACGAGGACGCGCCCGACGAGGCGTCGGTCTGGGTCATCCTCCGGAAGGCCCCGCCGCTCCCGTTCCTGCCCGAGGACGTTCACGGCGTCGGCGTCGTCATCGTGGTCGCGTTCTACGCCGGCGACGTGGCGGAGGGCGAAGACGTGCTGGCCCCGATCCGGGAGTTCGGCGACCCCATCGCCGACGCCGTCGGCCCGAATCCGTACGCGGGGTTCCAGCAGGCGTTCGACCCGCTGCTCACCGAGGGCGCGCGAAACTACTGGAAGTCCCACAACTTCCGCGAACTCTCCGACGACGCCATCGACACCGCGGTCGAGTTCGCCGCGAGGCTGCCGTCGCCGCTGTCCGAAATTTTCTTCGGGCAGGTCGGCGGCGCGATGGCGCGCGTGCCGGCGGACGCGACGGCGTACCCCCACCGCGACGCGGCGTACGTGATGAACGTCCACACGCGCTGGGAGGACCCCGAGATGGACGACCGGTGTGTCGCCTGGTCCCGGGAGTTCTACGACGAGATGGCCCGGTACGCGACCGGCGGCGTCTACGTGAACTTCGTCAGCGAGCGCGAGGGCGAGGAGGACGTCGCCTACGGCGAGAACCACGAGCGGCTGGTCGAACTCAAGACCAGGTACGACCCGACGAACCTGTTCCGGGTGAACCAGAACGTCGAACCGACGGCCTGA